In one Brassica oleracea var. oleracea cultivar TO1000 chromosome C9, BOL, whole genome shotgun sequence genomic region, the following are encoded:
- the LOC106316492 gene encoding NAC domain-containing protein 26 has translation MNSFSHVPPGFRFHPTDEELVDYYLRKKVASKRIEIDFIKDVDLYKIEPWDLQELCKIGNEEQSEWYFFSHKDKKYPTGTRTNRATKAGFWKATGRDKSIYLRHGLIGMRKTLVFYKGRAPNGQKSDWIMHEYRLETNEYGTPQEEGWAVCRVFKKRLASTMRKMGDYDSSPSHWFDDQLSFMASELDSNPPSRTLHNHHHYNQHNHQQTLPYGLDASSAYTLNNNPNLQCKQELELHYNHMVQHEQQNHHHHESIFFQLPQLESPNSNCNSLPYGSSNNGNNTRNIGDLQQSSNLTHEEHLQQGSQSFRSVCYDQGDQVSTDWRVLDKFVASQLSEEVAATASASTHQNNNKMDARNTDYQVHQGMNLLDNDSERVVDMGEEHANAHAGFDSSSCQMDLWK, from the exons ATGAATTCCTTTTCACATGTACCTCCTGGCTTCAGATTTCATCCAACCGATGAAGAACTTGTAGACTACTACCTAAGGAAAAAGGTTGCATCAAAGAGAATAGAAATCGATTTCATCAAAGACGTTGATCTCTACAAGATTGAGCCATGGGATCTTCAAG AGTTATGCAAAATAGGAAACGAAGAGCAAAGTGAATGGTACTTCTTTAGCCATAAAGACAAGAAGTATCCCACGGGAACTCGAACCAATAGAGCGACAAAAGCAGGATTCTGGAAAGCCACTGGAAGAGACAAGTCTATATATTTAAGACATGGTCTTATCGGTATGAGGAAGACACTCGTGTTTTACAAAGGAAGAGCCCCAAATGGACAGAAATCGGATTGGATCATGCACGAGTATCGATTAGAAACAAATGAATATGGAACCCCTCAG GAAGAAGGCTGGGCGGTGTGTAGGGTTTTCAAGAAGAGATTGGCGTCAACAATGAGGAAAATGGGCGATTACGATTCTTCGCCTTCTCATTGGTTCGACGACCAGCTCTCTTTCATGGCCTCCGAGCTCGATTCCAATCCCCCAAGTCGGACTCTTCACAATCATCATCATTATAACCAACACAATCACCAGCAGACATTGCCTTATGGCCTCGATGCGTCTTCAGCTTATACACTCAACAACAACCCTAACTTGCAGTGCAAGCAAGAGCTGGAGCTACATTACAATCACATGGTACAACATGAACAACAAAATCATCATCATCATGAATCTATTTTCTTCCAGCTTCCTCAGCTTGAGAGCCCTAACAGTAATTGCAACTCGCTACCTTATGGATCAAGCAACAATGGTAATAACACAAGAAATATTGGTGACTTGCAGCAGTCATCAAATCTCACTCATGAGGAACACTTGCAACAAGGGAGTCAAAGTTTTAGATCAGTTTGTTATGATCAAGGTGACCAAGTGAGTACGGATTGGAGAGTTCTTGATAAGTTCGTTGCTTCACAGCTAAGCGAGGAGGTTGCAGCCACAGCTTCTGCTTCTACTCATCAAAATAACAACAAGATGGACGCAAGAAACACTGATTATCAAGTGCATCAGGGAATGAATCTGCTGGACAATGATTCGGAAAGGGTTGTCGATATGGGAGAAGAGCATGCAAATGCTCATGCTGGTTTTGATTCTTCGAGTTGTCAGATGGATCTCTGGAAATAG